In Luteolibacter rhizosphaerae, the DNA window ACGAGGATCCCACCGGCCTGCTCAACGAAGGCCACCGCTACCGCGACCTCGAGGCCGGGGTGTTCATCTCGCGCGATCCGGCGGGCTTCGTGGACGGCCCGAATGTTTACGCCTATGTGAGGCAGAATCCGTGGAGCGCGTTCGACCCTGAAGGGCTTGCGCCTCAGATTGTCAACACGCTCGCTTCCATGGGCGACGACTGGTTCGGGTATTGGGGCGGCGTGGGAGGCGCGGCCGGGAACATGGCAAAAGGGCTAGGCCAACTGGCGATGAACCTCGATCCAGCCACGAATGCATGGCAATCGTTTGCCGGCAAGAAGACCGGCTACCAGAAGATCGCCGAAGGAAGCCAACAGGCATACCATGACTTCGTCCAGTCGGCCGAAAATCTGGGAGCCAAGGCTCAGATGAATGGAAGGACCATGACCGAGTCGGTTCTGGATGCCGCGGCCAACCATGTTGACGAGGCGACAAAGGATCCGAAGAAAGCCGGAAACCTGGCATTCGGCACGGTCACATCCCTCGCAAGTGGTGCGGACGCTGCATTGAGAATCGCATTGAGGACGGGTAACGCCGCATTGACCACCGCGAGAGGGACGCAGGGGGCGGCTACAGTGGAGGCAGCGGCGGCGAATAAGCCAGATTATACAAGAATTGCTGACCCAAAGAATCTCAATGCTAGTACCAAACCTACCCCAAGACAGGTTCAAGAAATGAAGAAAATGAACATGGAAGCAAACAACGGGGTGCTCCGAGACGATGTAACCGGAGAGGTGATGGTTCCATCTGCCAAGTCACAAAAAGGCGTTACTCCTCCTCCCAAT includes these proteins:
- a CDS encoding RHS repeat-associated core domain-containing protein, coding for EDPTGLLNEGHRYRDLEAGVFISRDPAGFVDGPNVYAYVRQNPWSAFDPEGLAPQIVNTLASMGDDWFGYWGGVGGAAGNMAKGLGQLAMNLDPATNAWQSFAGKKTGYQKIAEGSQQAYHDFVQSAENLGAKAQMNGRTMTESVLDAAANHVDEATKDPKKAGNLAFGTVTSLASGADAALRIALRTGNAALTTARGTQGAATVEAAAANKPDYTRIADPKNLNASTKPTPRQVQEMKKMNMEANNGVLRDDVTGEVMVPSAKSQKGVTPPPNEVQVDHIVPVDKGGTRTMSNLELRTRANNRAKSNN